A single genomic interval of Laspinema palackyanum D2c harbors:
- a CDS encoding DUF1830 domain-containing protein — translation MLLNSTLEEQVKNDPAFPHLLCFHSNSTPYLQIIKLINSKDFELERVLFPQQRLMFTAAPEAQLEITTCQNGIPGRPERIACDRLQVQVSDSRSYPQSIAS, via the coding sequence ATGCTATTAAATTCAACCCTGGAAGAACAAGTTAAAAACGACCCTGCTTTTCCACATCTTTTATGTTTTCATAGCAATTCAACTCCTTATCTTCAAATTATAAAACTAATTAATTCAAAAGACTTTGAATTAGAACGGGTTCTTTTTCCTCAACAACGGTTGATGTTTACCGCTGCTCCCGAGGCCCAATTAGAAATTACCACTTGTCAAAATGGCATCCCTGGGAGGCCGGAACGAATTGCTTGCGATCGCTTGCAGGTTCAGGTATCCGACTCTCGTTCTTATCCCCAATCCATCGCTTCTTGA
- the fabG gene encoding 3-oxoacyl-[acyl-carrier-protein] reductase: MEALPEQVQRLRDRVAVVTGASRGIGRATAVALAAEGAKIAVNYSSNSTAADQLVEEITAAGGEATAIQADISNVDSVDALIKTVTDQWGRIDILVNNAGITRDTLLLRMKLEDWQAVIDTNLTGVFLCTRAVSKLMLKQKSGRIINIASVAGQMGNPGQANYSAAKAGVIGFTKTVAKELASRGITVNAVAPGFISTDMTKDLKGGEEILKFIPLGRYGEPEEVAGLVRFLAADPAAAYITGQTINVDGGMVMA, from the coding sequence ATGGAAGCATTGCCAGAACAGGTGCAACGATTGCGCGATCGCGTAGCGGTGGTGACGGGTGCTTCGCGGGGAATTGGTCGGGCGACTGCAGTCGCCCTCGCCGCCGAAGGAGCTAAAATTGCCGTTAACTATTCCAGTAATAGTACCGCCGCCGATCAACTGGTGGAGGAAATCACCGCCGCTGGTGGCGAGGCAACTGCCATCCAAGCCGATATTAGCAACGTTGATTCCGTCGATGCCTTGATCAAAACCGTGACGGATCAATGGGGACGCATCGATATTTTAGTCAATAATGCTGGAATTACTCGCGACACTCTCCTGTTAAGAATGAAACTGGAAGATTGGCAAGCCGTCATTGACACCAATCTCACCGGAGTTTTTCTCTGTACTCGCGCCGTCAGCAAACTCATGCTCAAACAAAAATCCGGTCGGATTATTAATATTGCTTCCGTTGCCGGTCAAATGGGTAATCCCGGCCAAGCAAACTACAGTGCAGCAAAAGCGGGGGTAATTGGCTTTACCAAAACTGTTGCTAAAGAACTTGCATCTCGGGGGATTACAGTCAATGCAGTTGCCCCCGGATTCATATCCACGGATATGACCAAAGACCTCAAAGGTGGGGAAGAAATCCTCAAATTTATCCCCCTCGGTCGTTATGGGGAACCTGAAGAAGTGGCCGGTTTAGTTCGCTTCCTCGCGGCGGACCCGGCTGCGGCTTATATCACCGGGCAAACGATTAATGTGGATGGGGGAATGGTAATGGCTTAA
- a CDS encoding DMT family transporter — protein sequence MKPAPWTLILILGLGIFALSTGAILIRLAFQAAGVQGVGFSLILAASRLSLAALLLLPAWRNIKPQPLQSGAIIYAGVAGGFLALHFATWITSLSYTSIAASTAIVTTNPVWIALFSFLFGEKPNSKTLVGMTLALIGGLAIGLSGTESSAIASHPLLGNSLALIGSWAISGYLLLGKEAQRRGMGIGSYAAIAYSSAALILLPLPLLWGTRYLGYPPSVYGYVLLMAIGPQLIGHTSFNWGLRWISPTLVTLVILFEPVGASILGYFIFGELPGMGVIGGAVVLLIGVAIAALATRPIPSES from the coding sequence ATGAAACCGGCCCCTTGGACTCTCATTTTAATTTTAGGACTAGGTATTTTCGCTTTATCTACTGGGGCGATTTTAATCCGATTAGCATTCCAGGCCGCCGGGGTGCAAGGGGTAGGATTTAGCCTGATTTTAGCGGCCTCTCGGTTGAGTTTAGCGGCCCTATTGTTGCTACCTGCCTGGAGAAACATCAAACCGCAACCTCTACAATCTGGGGCGATTATTTATGCTGGGGTTGCCGGGGGATTTCTCGCCCTTCATTTTGCCACTTGGATTACGTCCTTATCCTATACCTCGATTGCCGCCTCTACGGCGATCGTCACCACAAATCCCGTATGGATTGCCCTGTTTTCCTTCCTGTTTGGAGAAAAGCCAAATTCCAAGACTTTAGTGGGGATGACCCTAGCATTAATCGGGGGATTAGCAATCGGGTTGAGTGGGACTGAATCGAGTGCGATCGCCAGTCATCCGCTACTGGGGAATAGTTTAGCTTTGATTGGGTCCTGGGCAATTAGCGGGTATTTATTGTTAGGAAAAGAGGCACAACGGCGGGGGATGGGAATTGGCAGTTATGCGGCGATCGCCTATAGTAGTGCGGCCCTGATTTTGTTGCCATTACCGCTGTTATGGGGAACCCGTTATTTGGGGTATCCCCCATCGGTGTATGGGTATGTTCTCTTGATGGCGATCGGACCCCAACTGATTGGACATACGAGTTTTAACTGGGGGTTGCGTTGGATTTCCCCAACGTTGGTTACCTTAGTTATCCTATTTGAACCTGTAGGGGCTAGTATTTTAGGCTATTTTATTTTTGGAGAACTGCCTGGAATGGGGGTAATCGGTGGTGCAGTCGTCTTGCTGATTGGCGTGGCGATCGCCGCCCTTGCCACTCGACCCATTCCCTCCGAATCCTAA